A region of Ignavibacteriota bacterium DNA encodes the following proteins:
- a CDS encoding HDOD domain-containing protein produces the protein MIDKVNYYLYKSNQFPTLPTIYTSLMTVISNPRSSIQDLADVIMKDQASVIKLLKVVNSPLFGIKSQITTVNQAILYLGFNEVKNILLALSVMDVFDKINNADKFNVIDLWKHSIGVAVTSRILANSLGIKDVENYFIAGIIHDIGKLFYIHFFPNEYSEIIELASNAKISISKFELNKFGMTHEQVGAELARKWNLPTALINTIEYHERGKYSNRTDSLLACVHLANIIACLMKLGNTGDNYIPEPAFEIWNILNFSAGTLKSKYEEINVAFNMANSILQLKV, from the coding sequence ATGATTGATAAAGTTAATTACTACTTATATAAATCTAATCAGTTTCCGACATTACCGACAATTTATACGTCGTTGATGACTGTAATATCTAATCCAAGGTCATCTATTCAGGATTTAGCTGATGTAATAATGAAAGACCAGGCTTCAGTAATCAAACTTTTAAAAGTAGTAAATTCTCCCCTTTTTGGAATAAAAAGTCAAATCACGACAGTCAATCAGGCAATTTTATATCTTGGATTTAATGAAGTAAAAAATATTCTGCTTGCACTTTCAGTAATGGATGTTTTCGATAAAATCAATAATGCAGACAAGTTTAATGTTATTGACTTGTGGAAGCATTCAATTGGTGTTGCTGTAACATCAAGAATTTTAGCAAATTCATTAGGTATCAAGGATGTAGAGAATTATTTTATAGCAGGTATAATCCATGATATCGGAAAGCTTTTTTATATTCATTTTTTTCCAAATGAATATTCCGAAATAATTGAACTTGCATCAAATGCGAAAATTTCTATTAGTAAATTTGAATTAAACAAATTTGGGATGACCCATGAACAAGTTGGTGCTGAACTCGCCAGAAAATGGAATTTGCCAACTGCATTGATTAACACAATCGAGTATCATGAGCGTGGCAAATACAGCAATCGTACTGATTCGTTGTTGGCTTGCGTACATCTTGCAAATATTATTGCCTGTTTGATGAAATTAGGAAATACCGGTGATAATTATATTCCTGAACCTGCATTTGAAATTTGGAATATTTTAAATTTTTCTGCAGGTACCTTAAAAAGTAAGTATGAAGAAATTAATGTTGCATTTAATATGGCTAACAGTATATTACAATTAAAGGTTTAA
- a CDS encoding leucine-rich repeat domain-containing protein produces MNYKFFSITIIFLSFIFIAASAQDSSKSKSPLDRKAKMDKMREQKMERMKDLKKGRNATGSLDNALANPAGVKNLIVRGESLTSLTPRIKELIDLERLDLSNNQLTDLPKELAQLTNLRELKLNDNKFANIPAVVFQLQNLEVLEFTNNEISNIPADINKLVRLRKFAVNGNKINSMQGEFSPMESLREMDLSGNSLSSIPECIFSARYLTIFNLSNNSINTINSKIINLKSLANLNLEANNLSSVPKEFGELPSLRHLNLRKNSLNSLEDDFANMPKLSHLDISENSLTNFPAHISKLPSLRSLTISSTGLKELPDVITTIENLQELNIDGNQISALPKSFEKLASLKILSAKSNQFKELPDVLTQMTSIVQIDFSDNKITSIGASISKLEKLQTLNLNQNEITVLPSEISGMKDLRNLSLADNKIKNVPQGLDNLQQLRVITLKGNPVTDETKESVKKMLPKARIIF; encoded by the coding sequence ATGAATTATAAATTTTTTAGCATTACAATTATATTTCTTTCTTTCATTTTTATAGCCGCTTCTGCTCAGGATAGCTCTAAATCTAAATCCCCACTGGACAGAAAAGCCAAAATGGATAAAATGAGAGAGCAAAAAATGGAAAGAATGAAGGATTTAAAAAAAGGTAGAAATGCTACCGGCTCCTTAGATAATGCACTGGCTAATCCTGCCGGTGTCAAAAATTTAATTGTCAGAGGGGAATCATTAACAAGTCTTACACCAAGAATTAAAGAGCTAATTGATCTTGAAAGATTGGATTTGAGCAATAATCAGCTTACGGATTTACCCAAAGAGCTTGCCCAATTAACTAATCTTAGAGAGCTTAAGTTGAATGACAACAAATTTGCTAATATACCTGCTGTAGTTTTTCAATTGCAGAATTTGGAAGTACTTGAATTCACCAATAATGAAATTTCGAACATCCCTGCAGATATAAATAAGTTAGTTCGACTCAGAAAATTTGCAGTCAACGGAAATAAAATAAATTCAATGCAGGGTGAATTTTCCCCTATGGAATCTCTTCGGGAAATGGATTTATCAGGAAATTCTCTAAGCTCAATACCTGAGTGCATCTTTTCAGCAAGATATTTGACTATATTTAACTTATCAAATAATTCAATAAACACTATCAACTCTAAAATAATCAATTTAAAATCACTTGCTAATCTAAATTTAGAGGCTAATAACTTAAGTTCTGTTCCTAAAGAATTTGGTGAATTACCATCTTTAAGACACTTAAACCTTAGAAAAAATAGCCTCAACAGTCTTGAAGATGATTTTGCAAATATGCCAAAATTATCACATCTTGATATCAGCGAAAATAGTTTAACAAATTTTCCGGCTCATATATCCAAGTTACCATCCTTAAGAAGCTTGACTATAAGTTCGACCGGCTTAAAAGAATTACCTGATGTCATAACTACAATAGAAAATTTACAGGAACTTAATATTGACGGAAATCAAATTTCTGCTCTCCCTAAAAGTTTTGAAAAATTAGCTTCATTAAAAATACTATCTGCTAAAAGCAATCAATTCAAAGAATTGCCTGATGTTCTAACTCAGATGACAAGCATTGTTCAGATTGATTTTTCAGATAATAAAATTACAAGTATTGGTGCTTCTATCAGTAAGTTGGAAAAATTACAGACTCTTAATCTAAATCAAAATGAGATTACAGTACTACCAAGTGAAATATCCGGCATGAAGGATTTAAGAAATTTATCACTTGCAGATAACAAAATCAAAAATGTTCCCCAAGGACTTGATAATTTGCAACAACTGAGAGTTATTACCTTAAAGGGCAATCCTGTAACTGATGAAACTAAAGAATCAGTCAAGAAAATGCTCCCAAAAGCAAGAATTATTTTCTAA
- the purD gene encoding phosphoribosylamine--glycine ligase, with product MKLNILLIGSGGREHSLAISLAKSKSCGKLYAAPGNPGIFEKAEKADIVTNNHQHVVNFCKDKEISLVVIGPEQPLAEGLSDVLTGVGIAVFGPSKYAAGLESSKDFSKRLMQTHSIPTAFYKSFVASEMFEAHKFIDTMPLPLVLKADGLAAGKGVVIAQSYDDAHNAIDSMFAGEFGAAGNCVIIEEFMQGEEASVFVVTDGTDYLILPPSQDHKRIGNGDTGKNTGGMGAYAPAVIANSEVLEKVKVRIIEPILKALRDSGNPYRGCLYVGLMINNSEPKVVEFNARFGDPETQVVLPLIKGDLAKLFYTAAIGIIEKDSVEIIGNKSAVCIVLASDGYPDSYNKGYEIALPKIEDDYSFIIHAGTAIKDGKLVSSGGRVLGVVATGDSLNQAVKTAYILADEIKFDNKYYRNDIAQKGFKS from the coding sequence ATGAAATTAAATATACTACTGATTGGCTCAGGCGGTCGTGAGCATTCACTCGCAATTAGTTTAGCAAAATCAAAATCATGCGGTAAATTATATGCTGCTCCGGGAAATCCCGGAATTTTTGAAAAAGCGGAAAAAGCAGATATTGTAACAAACAATCATCAGCATGTTGTAAATTTTTGTAAGGACAAAGAAATTTCGCTTGTTGTGATTGGTCCCGAGCAGCCACTGGCTGAAGGACTAAGCGATGTGTTAACAGGAGTTGGAATCGCAGTATTCGGACCCTCAAAATATGCTGCCGGGCTTGAATCATCAAAAGATTTTTCTAAAAGATTGATGCAAACACACTCGATTCCAACAGCATTTTACAAATCTTTTGTTGCAAGTGAAATGTTTGAAGCCCATAAATTTATTGATACTATGCCACTTCCTCTGGTGCTGAAAGCTGATGGGCTTGCCGCCGGAAAAGGTGTTGTTATAGCCCAAAGCTATGATGATGCTCATAATGCAATTGACAGTATGTTCGCAGGTGAGTTCGGAGCTGCAGGCAATTGTGTTATAATTGAAGAATTTATGCAAGGTGAAGAAGCATCTGTATTTGTTGTAACAGATGGCACTGATTACTTAATTCTTCCACCATCGCAAGACCACAAAAGAATCGGAAACGGTGATACCGGAAAAAATACAGGCGGTATGGGAGCTTATGCACCTGCTGTGATAGCTAATAGTGAAGTACTCGAAAAAGTGAAAGTTCGTATCATTGAGCCGATACTTAAAGCTCTTCGTGATTCCGGAAATCCCTATCGAGGATGCCTTTATGTCGGACTTATGATAAATAATTCTGAGCCGAAAGTTGTCGAGTTTAATGCAAGATTCGGCGACCCTGAAACTCAGGTAGTTTTGCCACTTATAAAAGGTGATTTAGCAAAATTGTTTTATACTGCTGCAATTGGAATAATTGAAAAAGATTCTGTGGAAATTATTGGCAATAAATCTGCTGTTTGTATTGTTCTTGCATCAGATGGCTATCCGGATTCATACAATAAAGGCTACGAAATTGCACTTCCAAAAATTGAGGACGATTATTCATTCATCATCCATGCAGGAACTGCTATAAAAGACGGAAAACTTGTTAGTTCCGGTGGCAGAGTTTTGGGAGTTGTAGCTACTGGTGATTCGCTGAATCAAGCTGTTAAGACTGCATATATTTTAGCAGATGAAATCAAGTTTGACAATAAATATTATAGAAATGATATTGCTCAGAAAGGCTTTAAATCATAA
- a CDS encoding immunoglobulin domain-containing protein, producing the protein MGRLYYLLILLLLLISTSANSFDLTYPKDEQFFCSNTPVIIKWSEFINKPVIFVKSTDDTTYNNIKNYQIADNTFLWYVNDLELFNKELTFKIFDYDYPDDFRLSKSITVYQSPEIISQSKSIQSCEGQDILLDIEAEGYQINFQWFKDGEIINGATSNNLKIPNAEYRNSGVYTCEISSASNCSKKVSEPISVYIASETKFLTRPEFFKWEYRQSASLIAEIHANNEIDRNNVSFQWYKDSTISIFDTIYYVFRYYDIRIPLMDNKKYSGTHSQDLVINNLVWGDRGYYTCIASGLCGVDSVKGFIGDHNYFDVEKESPDFFDCEGIDVTFKASLLTSIDGDFSFQWFKTGHKLLVDDEKFSGTRTLELSIKNPDKDDASGYYVLVTYLKESLTKRSDVFLYDPEYKPIISNQQKYWIIKAPRDYYINQIFLRVSLYNQNPAYFEWFKGEKFLGGGMADDYRVNKPTKDDVGWYKCKITNECGSVWSDSVYVAWGFDEARQGACINSQLTVEADNLGDGYEYEWVFKKNVVRDNHKIINSSTNKLTFTRLEQSDGGSYYLYAVNKQTGNKILLGEVIVEPHLPPEVARDLPETLEAIEGRMPITAFVVLSKGEGVHHTLFIDGEEFYEEIFRPRDSYGNTDFGFVLGGNKSNLKPGVYQYRIRNECGVTWSNKMTVINESYKPGGIILPEDDLTSSIFDNENSFNIYPNPASDYIIINFCNKGIKPFEAADKLQIFDFLGLEVVHLSLIEGKNRINISHLQAGVYFIRMGDMVKKIVKM; encoded by the coding sequence ATGGGACGTTTATATTATTTATTAATATTATTATTATTGCTAATTTCAACATCAGCTAATTCATTTGATTTAACTTATCCAAAGGATGAACAATTCTTTTGCAGCAATACCCCTGTAATTATTAAATGGTCAGAATTTATTAATAAGCCAGTTATATTTGTAAAATCAACAGATGATACAACTTATAATAATATTAAAAATTATCAAATTGCAGATAATACATTTCTCTGGTATGTTAACGACCTCGAACTATTCAACAAGGAACTTACTTTCAAAATATTTGATTATGATTATCCTGATGATTTTCGCCTATCAAAAAGTATAACTGTATATCAAAGTCCTGAAATAATTAGTCAATCAAAGTCAATTCAATCCTGCGAAGGTCAGGATATTCTCCTTGATATTGAAGCAGAGGGCTATCAAATTAATTTTCAGTGGTTCAAAGATGGTGAAATTATTAATGGTGCAACATCCAATAATTTAAAAATACCAAATGCCGAATATAGAAATTCGGGTGTTTATACTTGCGAGATTTCCTCCGCCAGTAATTGTAGCAAGAAAGTATCAGAGCCAATTAGTGTTTACATCGCTTCAGAAACAAAATTTTTGACAAGACCCGAATTTTTCAAATGGGAATATCGCCAATCAGCAAGTCTTATAGCAGAAATTCATGCAAACAATGAAATTGACAGAAACAATGTTAGCTTTCAGTGGTATAAGGACTCAACAATTTCAATTTTTGATACAATATATTACGTATTTCGATATTATGACATTAGAATTCCACTTATGGATAATAAGAAATACTCAGGAACACATTCACAGGATTTAGTCATTAATAATTTAGTTTGGGGCGACAGAGGTTACTACACTTGTATAGCAAGTGGATTATGCGGAGTTGATTCTGTAAAAGGGTTTATAGGTGACCATAATTATTTTGATGTTGAAAAAGAATCACCCGATTTTTTTGATTGCGAAGGAATAGATGTTACTTTCAAAGCATCTTTACTAACTTCGATTGATGGAGATTTCTCTTTTCAATGGTTTAAAACAGGACATAAATTACTTGTTGATGATGAAAAATTCTCCGGCACAAGAACGCTGGAATTGTCTATAAAAAATCCGGACAAGGATGATGCTTCAGGTTATTACGTGTTAGTAACATACCTTAAAGAATCTTTAACAAAAAGGTCGGATGTATTTCTTTACGACCCCGAGTATAAGCCGATTATAAGCAATCAGCAAAAATATTGGATAATCAAGGCTCCTCGGGACTACTACATAAACCAAATTTTTCTAAGAGTTAGCTTGTATAACCAAAATCCGGCTTATTTTGAATGGTTCAAAGGAGAAAAATTTCTTGGTGGTGGTATGGCTGACGATTATCGTGTTAATAAGCCAACAAAAGATGATGTTGGTTGGTATAAATGCAAGATTACTAATGAATGTGGCTCTGTTTGGAGTGATTCTGTTTATGTAGCATGGGGATTCGATGAAGCCAGACAAGGTGCATGTATCAACAGTCAACTTACTGTCGAAGCAGACAATTTAGGTGATGGCTATGAGTATGAGTGGGTTTTTAAGAAAAATGTTGTCAGAGACAATCATAAAATAATCAATTCAAGCACTAATAAACTGACATTTACAAGACTTGAGCAGAGTGACGGTGGTTCTTATTATTTATATGCAGTCAACAAGCAAACCGGGAATAAAATTTTACTTGGAGAAGTAATTGTCGAACCACATTTACCTCCCGAAGTCGCAAGAGATTTACCTGAAACGTTGGAAGCCATTGAAGGTAGAATGCCAATAACAGCATTTGTTGTATTGTCAAAAGGTGAAGGTGTGCATCATACATTATTTATTGATGGCGAAGAATTCTATGAGGAAATATTTAGACCCAGAGATTCTTATGGAAATACTGATTTCGGATTTGTACTTGGAGGTAATAAATCAAATCTCAAACCCGGGGTTTATCAATATCGCATAAGGAATGAATGTGGTGTTACATGGTCAAACAAAATGACTGTAATAAACGAAAGTTACAAACCAGGTGGTATTATTTTACCCGAAGATGATTTGACAAGCAGTATTTTTGATAATGAAAACAGCTTTAATATTTATCCCAATCCAGCAAGCGATTATATTATAATAAACTTCTGCAACAAAGGAATTAAGCCCTTTGAAGCAGCAGATAAATTGCAGATATTTGATTTCTTGGGTTTAGAAGTCGTTCATTTATCATTGATTGAAGGCAAAAATCGAATCAACATTTCCCATCTGCAGGCAGGTGTATATTTTATAAGGATGGGTGATATGGTGAAGAAAATTGTTAAGATGTGA
- a CDS encoding HAMP domain-containing histidine kinase, translating to MSKELIHIDEQFSLIMNESSSLLGIISNKTYSGNIIKESTKYLCKFPNVESVAFLKMNHDNFEFNLNFNYPKESNKLYRESLQFCLDSGSVGLAVQTGRYSLCEMKEFKVWNLFLPLISTQKVVGVFILTSKSDFNVITLNYINLLNMFCNSLANILENKELYLKQKQTKELLDQLIASRTMELVENNKALGDKIESLKSNLSMSIPHEVRTPINEILGMTNYLNSFITQSNGIKDTDRNDVLEIIADINTSANRLRNLFENFIYHTRLSIISTSLKEIEKLQTQISPYCDSIIFEQTQIKAMAYERVDDISINLVSATILMGEEYLAKLVDELVDNALKYSEKGTKIDIYSSIEGEFYKLTIHDLGAGIPDEFLNQIDAYVQFERNKHEQQGLGLGLAIAYKIVDLHNGKILIESELNKFTKVIVKVRTTNSFILD from the coding sequence ATGTCAAAAGAACTAATACATATAGATGAACAATTTAGCTTGATTATGAATGAATCATCAAGTCTTCTTGGTATCATAAGCAACAAAACATATTCGGGCAATATTATTAAAGAATCAACAAAATACCTCTGCAAGTTTCCAAATGTAGAATCAGTTGCTTTTTTAAAAATGAACCATGATAATTTTGAATTCAATTTAAATTTCAACTATCCTAAAGAAAGCAATAAATTATATCGCGAAAGCCTCCAATTTTGCCTGGACAGCGGCTCTGTAGGGCTTGCTGTCCAAACAGGCAGGTACTCATTATGCGAGATGAAAGAATTTAAAGTTTGGAATTTGTTTTTACCTCTTATTAGTACACAAAAGGTAGTAGGTGTTTTTATATTGACTTCAAAATCAGATTTCAATGTTATTACATTAAACTATATAAATTTACTGAATATGTTCTGCAACAGTCTTGCTAATATATTGGAAAATAAAGAATTATACCTCAAACAAAAACAGACAAAAGAATTATTAGACCAGCTAATAGCTTCAAGAACAATGGAGTTAGTTGAAAACAATAAAGCACTTGGAGACAAAATCGAGTCTCTTAAGTCCAATTTAAGTATGTCTATACCACATGAAGTCCGCACTCCAATTAATGAAATTCTTGGTATGACGAACTATCTGAATAGTTTTATAACACAGTCTAATGGAATAAAAGATACCGACAGAAACGATGTACTTGAAATCATTGCTGACATTAATACATCTGCAAACAGACTTAGAAATTTATTCGAGAATTTTATTTATCATACACGTTTGTCAATTATTTCAACATCACTCAAGGAAATCGAAAAACTTCAAACCCAAATTTCACCTTATTGCGACTCCATTATTTTTGAGCAAACTCAGATAAAGGCAATGGCGTATGAAAGAGTAGATGACATATCAATCAATCTGGTATCTGCAACAATTTTAATGGGCGAAGAATATTTAGCTAAATTAGTAGATGAACTTGTTGACAACGCTTTGAAATACTCGGAGAAAGGTACTAAAATAGATATTTATTCATCAATTGAAGGCGAGTTTTACAAATTGACTATTCATGATTTGGGTGCCGGAATTCCTGATGAGTTTCTGAACCAAATTGACGCTTATGTACAATTTGAAAGAAATAAACACGAACAACAGGGACTGGGACTGGGGCTTGCAATAGCTTACAAAATTGTTGATTTGCACAATGGTAAAATCCTGATAGAGAGCGAATTAAACAAATTTACAAAAGTGATTGTAAAAGTTCGAACCACAAATTCTTTCATACTTGATTGA
- a CDS encoding TetR/AcrR family transcriptional regulator, which produces MNLREETKKRILKVAEAAFLQNGYKNLRIDDIAAELSISKRTFYELFRSKHELVYEIIDSALNNFRLKIQEVIGRMTDGDNFRFIDELKNLWQIIIEHTSYFSGEVINDLKLHLPGYWEKCERFDAERVDDFRRVYQAGIKQGYIKPNISEEVFYIIHFHALRNLLKPEILTNIPLSVNDILSNFYEILLTGALTQQARDEYISKLRN; this is translated from the coding sequence ATGAATTTAAGAGAAGAAACAAAGAAAAGAATATTAAAGGTCGCTGAAGCAGCTTTTTTGCAGAATGGTTACAAGAACCTACGTATTGACGATATAGCTGCTGAACTTAGTATAAGCAAACGAACTTTCTATGAATTATTTCGTTCAAAACATGAACTTGTTTATGAAATAATTGATAGTGCTCTGAATAATTTTCGACTGAAGATTCAGGAAGTAATAGGAAGAATGACAGACGGTGATAATTTTAGATTTATAGATGAGTTGAAAAATCTTTGGCAAATTATAATAGAGCATACTTCTTATTTTAGTGGTGAAGTTATTAATGATTTGAAATTACATCTACCCGGATACTGGGAGAAATGCGAAAGGTTTGATGCTGAGCGAGTTGATGATTTTCGCAGAGTATATCAAGCCGGTATAAAGCAAGGTTATATTAAGCCAAACATTAGTGAAGAAGTTTTTTACATAATTCATTTTCACGCATTAAGAAATTTGCTTAAACCGGAGATTCTGACAAATATTCCATTATCTGTAAATGATATTTTGTCTAACTTCTATGAAATTCTTCTGACCGGTGCTTTAACTCAGCAGGCACGGGATGAGTATATTTCGAAATTAAGAAATTAA
- a CDS encoding T9SS type A sorting domain-containing protein, which yields MKIIIYIFIFLILVNKAFSEGINIYYPADIQELCRTTPIVIKWEGSTADVIVEIKNENDTKYNFVLNYQINNNTFVWTVNDAEYLNTTLSVKVSDKNNPEIYDEFHGITIFSETEILHQTQSVQVCSGDDIYLQVDALGYNLSYQWYRDNNPVDGAVSSVLRYSNADYSMSGTYVCKIKSNSPCDIAQSKPISVYVATPTEFTTRPEEVFWEYNKSATMTALLHGNNEPEINNVKFRWFKDTIIYTFKPPKTFIPDTIRLELKEGKKYIGTKSQDLEITKLVWSDRTTYYCVADGLCGSDTVSCEIGDESRFEIIKVSPDFYGCEGQDVTFKATVVTEVEGTFTYQWYKSGFKKLIESEKFIGTQTRELTIKNTDYDEDFNIYYVLVTWVEKKVSKRSEHFVLELNMLPKIYEQPRNTFIKDRTNKFFGQTYIDVIVKNDVGCMYTWYRNGKQARKTCHRSDYWLGIDSCPPYPSLYPPPPRASVPEDVGWYRCKIENECGVTWTDSVYVAWDYNELYSCIGKDIAIEVKDLGENYSYIWEFDGKELQETDRIKNVESSKLIIRNLKIEDHGNYLVWTVDKNSNTKTLYSKVFVEVITAPFIQKDFPNELTNDGDYIKQIFASVISNGPFLDYEVYLDKVKIHEGTKFRNNLYNNDYGFLFGGKENNVKPGVYQYLFRNDCGEVWSNKMKVTNTAYKPEGIILPDNDLVSSIFDKENSITIYPNPASDYIIINFYNKGLKPNEAADKVQIFDFLGLEVVQISLIAGNNRINISQLPTGVYFLRIGHKVEKFVKM from the coding sequence ATGAAAATAATCATTTACATATTTATATTTTTAATATTAGTAAATAAGGCATTTTCTGAAGGAATAAATATTTATTACCCTGCTGATATACAGGAATTATGCAGGACAACGCCTATTGTAATCAAGTGGGAAGGTTCGACAGCAGATGTGATTGTAGAAATAAAAAATGAAAATGATACAAAATACAATTTTGTATTAAACTATCAGATTAATAATAATACCTTCGTCTGGACTGTAAATGATGCAGAATACCTCAATACAACGCTTTCAGTAAAAGTCAGTGATAAAAATAATCCTGAAATATATGATGAATTCCATGGTATAACAATTTTTAGTGAAACAGAAATTCTACATCAGACACAATCAGTTCAGGTATGCTCAGGTGATGATATCTACTTACAGGTTGATGCACTTGGATATAATTTATCATATCAATGGTATAGAGACAATAATCCTGTTGACGGAGCTGTTAGCAGCGTATTGAGATATTCAAATGCCGATTACTCCATGTCAGGCACGTATGTATGCAAAATAAAATCAAATAGTCCTTGCGATATAGCACAAAGCAAACCAATCAGTGTTTATGTTGCAACTCCTACAGAATTTACTACAAGACCGGAAGAGGTTTTCTGGGAATACAATAAATCCGCAACAATGACTGCCTTACTTCATGGCAATAATGAACCCGAAATAAATAATGTTAAATTCAGATGGTTTAAAGATACAATAATTTATACTTTCAAACCACCAAAAACCTTTATTCCTGATACGATTAGGCTTGAATTGAAAGAGGGCAAGAAGTATATAGGTACAAAATCTCAGGATTTGGAAATTACAAAACTTGTGTGGAGTGACCGAACTACATATTATTGTGTTGCCGATGGATTATGCGGCTCTGATACTGTTAGCTGCGAAATTGGTGATGAATCCCGATTTGAGATTATTAAAGTGTCGCCGGATTTTTATGGCTGTGAAGGTCAGGATGTCACCTTTAAAGCAACGGTTGTAACCGAAGTCGAAGGTACATTTACATATCAATGGTATAAATCCGGTTTTAAAAAACTTATTGAAAGTGAAAAATTTATCGGAACACAAACAAGAGAGTTAACAATAAAAAATACTGACTATGATGAAGATTTCAATATATATTATGTGCTTGTAACATGGGTAGAAAAAAAAGTTTCTAAAAGAAGTGAGCATTTTGTTCTTGAACTCAATATGTTGCCCAAAATTTACGAACAACCAAGAAATACCTTCATTAAAGACAGAACAAACAAGTTTTTCGGACAAACATACATTGATGTTATCGTAAAAAACGATGTAGGTTGTATGTACACATGGTATAGAAACGGTAAACAGGCAAGAAAGACTTGCCATAGATCAGACTACTGGCTTGGAATTGACAGTTGTCCGCCCTACCCTTCATTATATCCTCCTCCACCAAGAGCATCTGTACCTGAAGATGTGGGCTGGTACAGATGTAAAATTGAAAATGAGTGCGGTGTAACCTGGACAGATTCTGTTTATGTTGCTTGGGATTATAATGAATTATACAGTTGCATTGGTAAGGATATAGCTATCGAAGTAAAAGATTTAGGTGAGAATTATTCTTATATTTGGGAATTTGACGGCAAAGAACTACAAGAAACAGACAGAATAAAAAATGTTGAATCCAGTAAATTAATTATCCGGAATTTGAAAATCGAAGACCATGGTAATTATCTTGTTTGGACTGTTGATAAAAATTCAAATACTAAAACATTGTATTCGAAAGTATTTGTTGAAGTAATAACTGCTCCTTTTATACAAAAAGATTTTCCAAATGAACTTACCAATGATGGAGATTATATTAAGCAAATTTTTGCATCCGTCATTTCAAACGGTCCTTTTCTGGATTATGAAGTATATTTGGATAAAGTAAAAATTCACGAGGGTACAAAATTTAGGAATAACCTTTATAACAATGATTATGGTTTTTTATTCGGAGGTAAGGAAAATAATGTTAAACCGGGTGTCTATCAGTATTTATTCCGAAATGACTGTGGTGAAGTCTGGTCAAATAAAATGAAAGTTACAAATACAGCATATAAGCCTGAAGGAATTATATTACCGGATAATGATTTAGTAAGCAGTATTTTTGATAAAGAAAACAGCATAACTATTTACCCCAATCCAGCAAGCGATTATATTATAATAAACTTCTATAACAAAGGGCTTAAGCCCAATGAAGCAGCAGATAAAGTCCAGATATTTGATTTCTTGGGTTTGGAAGTAGTTCAAATATCACTGATTGCAGGCAATAATAGAATCAACATTTCCCAACTGCCAACAGGTGTGTATTTTTTAAGGATAGGTCATAAAGTAGAAAAATTTGTCAAAATGTAA